The proteins below come from a single Dermatophagoides farinae isolate YC_2012a chromosome 7, ASM2471394v1, whole genome shotgun sequence genomic window:
- the LOC142597701 gene encoding cytochrome P450 3A24-like — translation MIFTVIIATIVLVISLGYLVFQRKKNQCIASLTSRGIRYQPQSSFFRILIFKERIELESLKNVKSVGKIYGFIMFGGINLVVAEPELIQLVLSKEFTNFPNRRKFNTEDDIFANVLSAVDLDQWKRLRAIVAPTFATGKLRRMKFRMDSICRTLIRNINAKLTKSNDHECILNIKRFAGAFTMDTILQVAFGCQIDSLIEPDNPIIKNAKKSFGTDMSIKNILMFIIMFTMPSYITKIFKLRPNNEVLNFFHDFSLDIIERKRKEFDEKDFSKASTFIEFLIEAEHEWIISQQQQKTDDGSVEKKPVKYMTNTEMIAQCVLFFLAGYDTTATTITMALYNLSLNPDKQELAYQEIERITREQQANDCEDPLESLALESYGSKFEYINGIVNETLRMTPPGTVIERRCENDFVLKTEDDRIKLQVKKDEIIQIPVWALHYNEEFFPEPEKFRPERFCKETAENFPNYAYLPFGSGPRACVAKSLALLEAKMALVWLIKNFRFSKCGKTKIPVEFYNQGGFLSPKDIYLSVERR, via the exons atgattttcaccGTAATCATAGCGACCATTGTATTGGTCATTTCATTGGGTTATCTTGtttttcaacgaaaaaagaacCAATGCATTGCATCGTTAACAAGCCGAGGCATTCGTTATCagccacaatcatcattttttagaATCTTAATTTTTAAAGAACGTATTGAACTagaatcattaaaaaatgtaaaaagtGTGGGAAAAATCTATGGCTTTATTATGTTTGGTGGCATCAATTTGGTTGTAGCCGAACCTGAATTAATTCAACTTGTATTGAGTAAAGAGTTTACCAATTTCCCAAATCGCAGG AAATTCAACACCGAAGATGATATTTTCGCCAATGTTTTATCAGCAGTCGATTTGGATCAATGGAAACGTTTACGAGCCATTGTAGCACCAACATTTGCTACAGGTAAACTTCGTCGTATGAAATTTCGAATGGATTCAATATGTCGAACCTTAATCCGTAATATCAATGCTAAATTGACAAAATCAAACGATCATGAATGTATATTGAATATTAAACGATTCGCCGGTGCTTTCACAATGGATACAATTCTACAAGTTGCATTCGGATgccaaattgattcattgatcgaACCAGATAATCCTATCATTAAAAACgctaaaaaatcatttggcACTGATATGTCTATTAAAAACATTCTaatgttcatcataatgTTTACTATGCCTAGTTACATCACTAAAATATTTAAACTACGTCCTAATAATGAAGTCTTGAACTTTTTCCATGATTTTTCTCTAGATATTATTGAACgtaaaagaaaagaatttgatgaaaaagatttttccaaagcatcaacatttattgaatttctaATTGAAGCCGAACATGAATGGATtatttcacaacaacaacaaaaaactgaTGATGGATCGGTAGAGAAAAAGCCAGTAAAATATATGACTAATACTGAGATGATTGCACAATGTGTATTATTCTTTTTGGCCGGTTATGATACGACGGCAACAACCATTACAATGGCTTTATATAATTTATCTTTAAATCCAGATAAACAAGAATTGGCCTATCAAGAAATCGAAAGAATTACACGAGAACAACAAGCGAATGATTGTGAAGATCCATTAGAATCATTGGCTTTGGAATCATATGGATCGAAATTCGAATACATAAATGGAATAGTTAATGAAACATTACGCATGACACCGCCTGGAACAGTTATTGAAAGACGTTGTGagaatgattttgttttgaaaaccGAAGATGATCGTATTAAACTTCAAgtgaaaaaagatgaaatcaTCCAGATACCAGTTTGGGCATTACATtataatgaagaattttttcccgAACCAGAAAAATTTCGACCAGAACGATTTTGTAAAGAAACGGCCGAAAACTTTCCAAATTATGCCTATCTACCGTTTGGTTCTGGTCCAAGAGCTTGTGTTGCTAAAAGTTTGGCATTATTAGAAGCTAAAATGGCTTTAGTTTGGTTGATTAAGAATTTTCGATTCTCTAAATGTGGCAAAACTAAAATTCCCGTTGAATTTTATAATCAAGGTGGTTTTCTTTCACCAAAAGATATTTATCTTAGTGTTGAACGAAGATAA
- the LOC124497053 gene encoding acetylcholinesterase-like: MLNHLISIIFYITFILLSFFNNNNNNKIECTLQQPRYAPIINLEHYGRVRGIIENVPIIDSNDHNNEDIYFYQAIRYGKAKRFERPERADSWSNDVYDAIKPRYACPQVGYNSSSMSEDCLYANVWTSVRALASIEKPLPVMVWIHGGAFKVGSIFQDLYNGGIFVANGDVVVVSIAYRLGAFGFLYTGDDPELARGNQGLYDQILGLQWVRDNIHNFGGDPNQVTVFGESAGSMSVGSLIISPLANGLFQRAIMQSGAPNPNVCSNSKADELSNGLALAKKLNCYNDESMEKTMECLRNKTIEEILATDSPDMTTPFVPIYGDDFMPLNPVEALKSGQGLNQVDLMFGVTRDEGELFLQKFLPDNKKATIHQVQDYMRIIFIGKPFVEEVIEFYTKNLNEKNVTLAQLRHALSDVFGDYSLICPTILFGEEYFQRFHNVEFYSYRLMAPIKSIHFLNDTWGGVGHAADLFYMFGQPFQMKNLKFTQQEKDLSRDMIKAWIRFAQNGHPGPIGNANIKWNEAFAESSSTEFMALDSENYHMVKDYFKPICDEFWKPKIFV, from the exons atgctgaatcatttaatttccattattttttacattaCATTCATATTGTtatcttttttcaataacaacaacaacaacaaaatcgaatGCACATTGCAACAGCCACGTTATGCACCAATTATTAATCTCGAACATTATGGTCGTGTACGTggcatcattgaaaatgtaccgataatcgattcgaatgatcataataatgaagataTTTATTTCTATCAAGCAATACGTTATGGTAAAGCTAAACGTTTTGAACGGCCAGAACGTGCTGATAGTTGGTCAAATGATGTTTATGATGCAATCAAACCACGTTATGCATGTCCACAAGTAGGTTATAATTCGAGTTCAATGAGTGAAGATTGTCTTTATGCCAATGTATGGACTTCAGTACGTGCATTAGCATCGATTGAAAAACCATTACCGGTTATGGTTTGGATTCATGGTGGTGCCTTTAAAGTTGGTAGCATTTTTCAAGATTTATATAATGGTGGAATTTTTGTCGCTAACGGTGAtgtagttgttgttagtATCGCTTATCGTCTTGGAGCTTTCGGATTTTTATATACTGGAGATGATCCCGAATTAGCACGTGGAAATCAAGGTCTTTACGATCAAATTCTTGGTTTACAATGGGTTCGTGATAATATTCACAATTTTGGTGGCGATCCAAATCAGGTGACAGTGTTTGGTGAATCAGCAGGATCGATGAGTGTAGGAAGTTTGATCATTTCTCCATTAGCTAATGGTCTATTTCAACGAGCTATTATGCAATCGGGTGCACCAAATCCAAATGTTTGTTCCAATTCGAAAGCTGATGAATTATCGAATGGATTGGCGttggcaaaaaaattaaattgttataatgatgaaagcATGGAGAAAACTATGGAATGTTTACGAAATAAAACCATTGAAGAAATTTTAGCCACAGATTCACCTGATATGACAACTCCTTTTGTACCTAtctatggtgatgatttcatGCCATTGAATCCGGTGGAAGCATTGAAAAGTGGTCAAGGTTTAAATCAAGTAGATTTAATGTTTGGTGTTACACGAGATGAAGGTGaactttttcttcaaaaatttttacctgataataaaaaagcaACCATTCATCAGGTTCAGGACTATATgcgaattattttcattggtaAACCTTTTGTTGAAGAAGTTATTGAATTCTatacaaaaaatttgaatgaaaaaaatgtaacacTTGCTCAATTAAG gCATGCACTTTCGGATGTTTTTGGTGATTATAGTTTAATTTGTCCAACCATATTGTTTGGTGAAGAATATTTTCAACGATTTcataatgttgaattttattcatatcgTTTGATGGCACCGATTAAATCGATACATTTTCTCAACGATACTTGGGGTGGTGTAGGTCATGCTGCCGATCTTTTCTACATGTTTGGCCAgccatttcaaatgaaaaatttgaaatttacacaacaagaaaaagatcTAAGCCGTGATATGATTAAAGCATGGATTCGATTCGCACAAAATGGGCATCCAGGACCGATTGGAAATGCAAACATCAAATGGAATGAAGCTTTCgccgaatcatcatcaacagaattCATGGCATTGGATTcagaaaattatcatatgGTAAAAGATTATTTCAAACCAATTTGTGATGAATTTTGGAAACCGAAAATTTTTGTCTAA